The genomic stretch GTctgttattacatttatttttgtttcctatttttttaattaattacccTGTATGTAATTAAGATAAagacttttctgttttgtttattctttcacagtaaaggaatatattttctatataatgcGTTAGCAGTATATACTTTTTGttagaaattcatattttaaaatatattatttttaataaaaacttaaaaaaacaaacatatatctATTCTTATTATGTTTTCAAGACTCTGTCCTTAACCTGGACattgagtatttttaaatgcctatgtttgattatatttcatttctgcttttttttttattacattaagACTTGACAATATACAgacattttaatttatcttgtCCACCTCTGTGACTCATGTGAACACActcaaaaattatgttttctagtATACTATGAACTTATCACCAATCCTCAGTTAATCAAGCTTTCGAATTATTCTACCCTGGAATTTTTCAATTCCCACTTTATCTACCACATTTAAAAAGTGGTATTATTAAGTCTTTAGTTAACATtatagttgttttgttgttttactttcctattttcatttcatgACACAATCATATAATACTTTACATTTACAATGTACCttagtacagttttttttttttttttttcccatttaatgtATACTTCACTGTTTTATGGTCATGCAAATTCTCTGTTAATACTTTCTGTCATGAAACCTAGTTCATGGGACACAGTGGTGGAAACCCAAGCTGATTTCTGTATCTATACACATGATCAGGGAATAGTGATTCCAAACCCAAGAGCACCCTGTCCAAGAAGTTCCTGGAGCTCCTCTGAGGTCATTCTAATATCTAAACATCATCAAAGGAATTAATCTATGTTAAAGTTTTAAAGGCTAattaagtttcttcatttttggctAGAAATACATATTGGAAAACCTGGTTAGCAAAAGCCTTGAAAACCACTATAGTCGTTGGATTAATAAAAAGAGTACacagaaattatttaataattgtaTTTAGGCAGACCAAATGAATGTGTGTGGAGAAaggaaggataaataaaattcttGGAGGCAAAAGGCCTTACAGTACTTGCTAACCCGACCCaaggttttgatttttagatttatttaagaCACCTCCCACTATAAGAAATTAACTTTCTTGGATGatgtgataatggtattgtggttatgggttttttttttttttttaagggattatTTTAGagatacattttgaaatatttatcatgaaatATACCTTAAGATCTTCAAAATAATCAAGTGTGGGATGTGGAGAAGAggcttaaataaaacaaaattggtaCAAGAAGCTGGATGACAGGAACATAGgagttcattttattattctactTACTCATGATTTAAAGGCATTCAAAGGGtatcaaatgttatttttattacttttattttactttgttatgTAATCTTTACCCCactgtgggcttgaactcacgatcctgagaccAACAGGCGcaggctctaccgactgagcgagccaggtgcccctcagatggTGTTATTTCATCTTCCTTAAAGTCCTGGATTTTATGGATTTTGACACCATTTCTCAATCCTAGCTTTTTCTGAGATGGCAATTACCATACATGAATATTTCCCAAGATAAAGTCTAATTAAGAGGAAAAAGGTTCATTCTATAGACCACTATTTTATGAGAcgttggctttctttttcaatgattaaactattgggattatGTAACTATTTGcgaattgagaaaaaaatgtaatttaatcaCACCCCCTAGGTTTGGCCTAGTTGTTATTCTACTAATGTGTAATTTCTGCTTGCTAtaaattcaaaatttcaaaagGTAAAACTGTTAATACTGCTAGCAAAAAACTGTTTAACTAAAACTGTGAAAAATCTATGATTTAATATAAAAAGCACATTAgcggggcacctggccggctcagtcggaagagcatgcgactcttgatctccagtcgtgagttcaagcctcacattgtgtgtagagattaattttaaaaaatagtaaataggggcgcctgggtggctcagacggttaaacgtccgacttcggctcaggtcatgatctcacggtccgtgagttcgagccccgtgtcgggctctgtgctgacagctcagagcctggagcccatttcagattctgtgtctccctctctctctgaccctcccctgttcatgctctgtctctctctgtctcaaaaataaacattaaaaaaaaattttttaaaaatagtaaataaactaaaagatatatatgttaaaataaataaataaataaaagcacattaACTTACAACATTGTCAGCCCAGTCTGCTAGTACTGTTGAGATATAGTTCACAGCATTGAGAATTGCACAGTATCGAAAACCAAGGGAAGCTCTAGTCTCTTCTTTCATCACCTGAGTTAACCGTATCCTGAAATCATCTACTAAGTCCTTCTGTAACTCCAGGAACTGTAGCTTTCTGGAAGCTGTGGGAAGATTTTTATATCTGTCTGTGGAGAAAGTTAACAAGACATGTGAAAGTTTTGGTTCTGCCCAGGACACAGTTACAGGTTTTCCCTACTGACATGCTTTGGTACCTTTGTCAAATAATCAATCGACCATCCAAGTACGGATCTATTTCTAAACTTTACAAGGTTGCAGGTTTCACAAGTATATGTacttgtcaaaactcactgaactgtatacttcaGATTTATgttctccattgtatataaattacagctcaatttttttaaatgtttatttttgaggggggagagagagagagagagagacagagagagagacagagagagagagacagctcaagcagggaaggggcagagagagagagggagacacagaatctgaagcaggctccaggctccaagctgtcagtacagagccagatgcggggcttaaatccacgaaccgtgacctgagccaaagtcagatgcttaaccaactgagctgcccaggcgccccacagtttaattttttaaaggcatgaggaggggcgcctgggtggctcagtcggttgagcgtccgacttcagctcaggtcactatctcgcggtctgcgagttcgagccccgcgtcgggctctgggctgatggctcagagcctggagcctgcttccgattctgtgtctccctctctctctgcccctcccccgttcatgctctgtctctctctgtctcaaaaataaataaacattaaaaataaataaataaataaataaaggcatgaGGAAATTATAGATGGGCCCTGATTTATTATGGTTCAACTTAAGATTTTTCAAGTTTACAATGGTACAAAAGCTATACACATTTATAGGAATTATTTGAATATGTTATTTGGATCTCTTCCCAGGCTGGCAATATGGGATACAACCCTCTCATGATCCTGGGCAGCGGGAGAGCGGCATATCTCCATCAGCCATGGGATCATGAGGGTCAACAACCAATGCACTTACAGCCATTTTGTCCTcacacaaccattctgtttttcactgtcagtacagtatttaataaattacatgagatattcaacattttattataaagtagGTTAGGTGtatgaaatgcatttttgacttaaaatGTTTAACTTAGGATACCTTCATCAGGATGTAGCTCCACTGTAAGTCACAGAGCTGTATGATAAGGTTTTGGGGTAATGGTGGGGTTTGGAGGTGGGTCCTgcccccatgctttaataaaatcacctttttgcaccaaagacatcttcaagaattttttcttggccgtcagctccgaaccccaccatcaccccaaaacctcatcatgTACATATAAAAACCACCccatttcagggcacctgggtggctcagttggttgtgtccacctgactcttgatttcagctcaggtcatgatatcacggctcataagatggagccccgtgtcaggctctgtgctgacagtgcggagcctgcttgggatttctctttctctctctctctttctctctctctctctctctctgcccctctcccccccaaataaataaaaataaaacttttttaaaaatcaccccatttcttcaacaaagaacattcagttgaacgtctgacctcagctcaggtcacgatctcacagtttgtgagttcgagccctggactttggatcctctgtccctgctcctcccccacttgtgtgcacacatgcgctcgctcgctctttcgttctctctctaaaaagaaaaaaaaaaaaagcttacctAAAAGAAAGTTGTATCTTGAAAGACTTATACTTACCAGTTATAACCAAGAGTAGCGTcataaaagtttctgcacagtctGGAACTTTCATCTCATCCACATCAGTGATATCCTTATATTGGGATATCCAAGCAGCTTCTGATGAAAGCATTGAGTCCATTTTTTGAAGAGCAACTGATATGCAGAAAAAGGGAACAGGTCAATTAAGTAGTTACAGTCATTCTTAATTTTCAGCACAAGTTTTTAGGAGTAATGGTTtttctataaaaaacaaacaaacaaaaaaccaaatctaCAACCTCCCACCGGTTGCACTATATTTAACACGCTCTGTGTTAGGGTTGAACAAGATTCCCTACTTCTCCCCGCCACCCCTACCCAAAATCTTCAAAATAGTTAAACTGATTAGACAAGCTACATCCAACAGACACTACAAAGAACAGGAAGTACTATGGTACAATCTATAAAACAGCTGTATCCTATACTGGCTTGACTCTTCCATTCTAGAAACGTGGATGGTGCAAGTACAAGAAAAACTGGTCTGATGGGAAGAAAAGGCAACTTGGTAAACCTTAACCAAGAAAAATTCAGATGACTCTAGTTTCTACCCACAGCGGGTGGAGAAAAACACCAAAAgttaatatacacaaaaggaGATAATATGCTCTCCACTTGATGGCTACTGAACACTTACATTTTCTCTCCACAGTCAACCACCTCTGAAAACAGGTGTCCTCTGACAGAATATGCATACAGTTGGCAAAAGTGCTGGGATAGCCATAAAGACTGTGCAGCTCCCTTTCGAACAAAAGCACCTCATCCACCAGATGACAGAAGAGATTGTCATCATAGAGCAGACATGGGATGTCTGCAGCTAACTTCTCAAGAACAAGCATCATGAGGCCCCGGGAAAATTCAAGCTGAAAGAAACATGTAAGCAGGAGGTAAGGTAAATGACAGATTATTCGCGGACACACACAACTCTAAAACTGGAACAATTTAAGAACACAGTTTCTTACCCTTGCATTTACTGAAGGGCCTACTTTGTCTAATATTGGCTGAATCTTCTCATCCAGAAACTGAGTGTGATTCCCAATCCACATAAGTACCTGAGCCAAGTACCATTCAGGCTAAGGAAGGAAGTTAAAATAGTCTGAATTCTTAAGTCATTCTGACCAGAAAGTTACAATTAAATGGTTCTAGTTAATTGTATACACATAGCACTTACACAAATTAGGTGAAGATTCTTATAAAAGAACACAATTTCTGCTCTGAACTTTAATCAGATGGTTCCCAATGTACTCCCAACAAATTCCCAAAGGTGGCATAAGTCAGTAAACTCATAAATTTACAATACTGTATGTGTTGAAAACATAGCACTTTGGAGATATGTAAAATGATGAGCATTACAAAGAACTGATggcctttaattttgttttgtgtttggtttttttgtaaatcacattccaaaataacttttaaacctgattttcttctggtttgtcttttcaaaaggtaaagtaagaaaaaaatacgCCTTAAAACAGGTAAAATCATagaaaagtaaatgtaaataGGCAGCTTTTTAAATTGTCCCTAGAGATGATTCTACAAACCTTCCAAGTTTTGTTGGACAGgcattcaaaaacatttactgagggtAAATCCCTGTTATGTGCTAGATGCTAGAAATACAAAAGTGAGTAAGGGGCATCCCTAATCTCAGGGGCTGTGTAGTTTAGGCTTGATGACAGAGTGGAAATGTACTTTAGAAAGGAAtcaacatggggtgcctgggtggctcagttagttaagtgtccaacttcggctcaggtcatgatcttggggttcgtaggttcgagccccatgtcaggctctgtgctgacagctcggagcctggagcctgcttcagattctgtgtctccctctctctctgcccctcccttgctcatactctgcctctccttccctctctctctttctcaaatataaatattaaaaaaaaaattaagaaaataattttaaaaaaagaaaggaatcaacaTAACTCACAATTTTCTAACCTCAAATTCTTACTGCCTCTCTACAGCTGTAGGTTTATTGCCTTGTCTCGCTACTTACTAATTGGTTCTATTCTTCTTTCCACCAACACCTCATCCAAAAAAGGAGGAGATCCATAAAGTACAACAGAATAAACTGAATTTAAGACCCAGAAATCCAATTGCCACTCAATTCCTTCCCGTGCAAACATAACTCCCTATCCCTTGACCcctttaaaattctataaagcCTATAAACTCATTTATAAATGCCACGTACAACGCCTGGGGTAAGCCTGGTGCAATAACATATAATTCAAAACACTGAAATGAACCACTCTGCTCCTTGCACTGCATTAAATGTAGCAAAACTTAAGGATAAATAAGGTAGTCTCCACCCCCTGGCAACAGAGTTCTAATTCTCAATAAATTCAatcaaatttcattaaaaacaaatgcctgATTGTTTTTCCGGTcaagttaaagaaaaatctcaagaatATCTCCAATATAgggacacctggtggcttagtcatttgagtgtccgactcttgattttgggtcaggtcatccagagtcctgggatcaagccccgcattgggctccgcactgagcatggagccgcttaagattctttttttctttttctttctttctctttctttctttctttctttctttctttctttctttctttctttctctctctctctctctctctctctctctctctctttctttctttctttcttttctttctctctctctcccctgcccccccgtCCCTCTGTTCCTCCTTACTCACTcacctctttctctaaaaaaaaaaaaaaaaagaaacaaacaaaaaacagagtatCTCCAACATACATGGCTGTAATCCCTCAGCTAAAATGCTGGTGAGATGGTGAGAATTTCCTCAAAGCCAACCCCATCATTCCTTACTttcttgcacacacacaaatcacttactgttttaaaattttttaaagcttttcacctatttttttaaatggttatccatttttgagagagagagagggagggagggaggaggggagagagagagagacagagagagcgagcaagtggggaaggggcagagagggagacacagaatcccaagcaggctccacaccattagcacagagcctgatgcggggttgaactgtgagatcatgatctgagccccaACCAAgtgtcagatgcccaaccaactgagccacccaggcacctcagccaTAAATCATGGTAGCATCAGCACTCTGTTCAAAAGCGAATACTTGACTATCTGTGGACTTTCACATCTCTCTCTGATATATATATAAGCCTGAAGGAGCAATTCGCACAGTGAAACACGTGGAGCCAGTTGTCACAAGTGCCCCCAACAAATGTCACAGCACACCCAAGGGGCAACTTGAGACACTGGTGAGATGACGTGCTAATGAGTGAGCGGAGTCCCATGGCATATCAACACAAGTCCCAAAATAGATCTATTAAGGCAAGGACAAAACAGGAATTTAGCTCTtcagagaaaaaacagaaatgtgaaTGGGATCGGATTTTAACTTAAACCAGAAAGAGGATCAGGATGCTTAACAACTGCTATTAATAACAACGAAGGACAAGAGTTGGCAAAGCACACCTTGCTTATAACATTAGTCTGTCGGTTCCCTCGGAAGTGATACCTGAACCTTTTCTGAAGGGGAGTCAGCATAATCTGGATGGGCAGGATGACAGACGGGGATGCAGGAAGACAGTATTTTTCTGGAAGTTGTTTTGGCTCAGTAAGTAATTCATCTCTGACATAGTCaagtcaaggaaaaagaaaagtatacaaaacaatatatatgcatggatatatggatatatacacatatatacacacatacgtgtatgtatgtacagatacacaatatatttttctaacaaaTATATAAGATactaagtaaaattaattataagaCATAATTTTACATTGCATATGATTTCGtaaaaagcacatgaaatatgTTATTAGAATTACCCTGTCTTTCCTAACATAAAAAACAGTAGTGAGGAAGGAAACACAATCAAGAATTCCTTTATTAACACTAGATTACTAAACTTTCCTCCctattgcccattttttttttctgtcgtCCCAAGAGACCTACGTGTGATATAAACCTGGGTCAGTCATATATTTCAGACTGACCCCGCTCCCCCCAACGCTATTCACTCTGAAGGGCACAATCCATCACTCTGCGGGTATATACAGATCAAGTCCAAACCTAGTACTACTGTTTGGCTTCTTGGCCCCTTTCAAAAAGTTTTACTCTCTAGCCACAAATCCACTCtcgaaaaaaaaagcaattttagtAAGTTTTATCTCCAACAAAGATACGAGGTTTGCAGTTTCAGAAGCTGGCAAAACAGTGTCTCCAGGTTACTGTAtatctcaggggcacctgctgGGCGACTCAAGCCAACAGTCTGAGACTGGGGGGGTGTGATGAATGGCCAGTGAAGCTGGGCTAAAACTTCCTCAAAATCACTGTAACAGAAAAAGCAACACACGTATTTCAGTAAAATACAATGGTCACCGAATATCCGTGTGAAAGCACTACCATGAAATAACAGGTGAATTCCTTACCTTGTAAGTTTGTCCTTGAGGATCTTATGCCAGAATTTAACAGTGGCTCTCGTGAAAGCAAGAAGATGAGCACAGGATGATTCCTGAAGCTTGATGTCAAGTTCCGCCATAGACACCAGAGTAGAGGCTGCCTCTGGGACGTTATTGGTCATCAGATATTGCTGAATGTTATCACTGCAAAATGAGGCAAAGCGAACTTCAAAGATAGTCTGTCAAAATTCCAAGTGCAGCAAAAATGACATCTCCCTCCTGTGGTATATAAGGTTCCGTGCAAGGAAGAAGGAGGCAGCCAGAAGTGGCTTTCTTTTTACCAATGTGGCCAAAGCTTAACATTTTTTCTAGGAAAGCCAGAAATCAAGACTTTCATgcaaaatcaattaatcaaattATTTGAAACAAGCCAAATAAAAGATGTCTTCAGGACAAATTTATCCCGTGAGCCACCATTTTGGCTTATTTGACTTCATAgagcaaaacattttatttatttatttatttattttttttttttttctttttaaaatttttttttcaacgtttatttatttttttgggacagagagagacagagcatgaatgggggaggggcagagagagagggagacacagaatcggaaacaggctccaggctccgagccatcagcccagagcctgacgcggggctcgaactcacagaccgcgagatcatgacctggctgaagtcggacgcttaaccaactgcgccacccaggcgccccaaaacattttatttaaaaatgagatgttgtgtgtcaactatacttgaataaaaaattaaaggggagcctggggggctcagtcggttaggcaactgactttggcccaggtcacgatctcacggttcatgagtttgagccctgcatcgggctctgtgctgacagctcagagcctggactctgcttctgattctgtgtctccctctctctgcacctcccctgctcatgctctctctctgtctctcaaaaaacaaataaatgttaaaaaaaataaataaaaaaaattaaaatgaggaaaaatgaaaatgagatgtTTCTTTGGATAAAAATAACATCCCATAGCTTAAACAGCTAAGAATAAGGAACAAAATGTGACCTTGTCAATAAGTGACCTTGGTTCAGGAGCCGCCCCCTGTAGGAAACCTGAGGCGGGAGTGTACCTCCAGGCATCCTCTGCCGGCTGCCAAAGTGCTGGAACTCCAGTCCCCCGTTTGCTGTATGTTCCTGGGGCGCACACGGCATCCTCCTTAGGAACAGGAATGTGTATCTCCACCCTGCAGAGCTCCACTATGCACAAGcattttttcctctcctctgagAGCTGCTTGTGTTTTTCACGGTCACTGCTTCAGGCCTCAGCAAGAATACTTAGCTCATGTTTTTGTATTATTCTATTCATTCCTTTCAGCTCTTGTGGCCATCCCTTACTCccattctctcatttttctttcttctctttctctaatcatttttattaagatttccAACCAGTTTTGTCTTTTATGGCTACTACCAGAATTGAAAGCACTCTTTTGTCCCATTGGGTGTCAAGAAACCCATCATGTCTGCATTTAAAGCaccagtagtttttttttttttatggacttgttcttttcttgttgattttttttttttaattttttttttcaacgtttatttatttttgggacagagagagacagagcatgaacgggcgaggggcagagagagaggaagacacagaatcggaaacaggctccaggctctgagccatcagcccagagcccgacgcggggctcaaactcacggaccgtgagaccgtgacctggctgaagtcagacgctcaactgactgcgccacccaggcgcccctcttgttgatttttaagtttatttatttattttgagagagtgcatgtgtgtgagggaggtggaagggcagagagtgagggagagagagaatcctaagcaggctccacgctgtcagctcagagcccgacacaggattggaacccacgaactgtgagctcatgacctgagctgaaatcaagagtcggacgctccagtgactgagccaccaggatcCCCGTTTATGGGCTTGTTCTGATGGTCAGCATGCACGGAGCCTGCTCCCCTGTAAGGTTCTTCCCTGGGCATCATGGCAAATTAAAACCTTCTTGCTGATTTTCCACTTCAAAGAAACATAAATCCAAAGTAAGTGTTGCATTATGTTAAAAGGAAGACTGCTGTGTTTAAGAAATGTACAAATATTacaaaacaatgtaaaatgtACACAAAAGCACAGAGTAAGGGAGGACTCCTTTCCAGGACA from Prionailurus viverrinus isolate Anna chromosome A2, UM_Priviv_1.0, whole genome shotgun sequence encodes the following:
- the RINT1 gene encoding RAD50-interacting protein 1 isoform X2 — encoded protein: MTENKMQLEEQVLTISSEIPKRIQSALKNAEESKQFLNQFLEQETHLFSSINSHLLTAQPWMEDLGAMINQIEEIERHLAYLKWISQIEELSDNIQQYLMTNNVPEAASTLVSMAELDIKLQESSCAHLLAFTRATVKFWHKILKDKLTSDFEEVLAQLHWPFITPPQSQTVGLSRPAGAPEIYSNLETLFCQLLKLQTSDELLTEPKQLPEKYCLPASPSVILPIQIMLTPLQKRFRYHFRGNRQTNVISKPEWYLAQVLMWIGNHTQFLDEKIQPILDKVGPSVNARLEFSRGLMMLVLEKLAADIPCLLYDDNLFCHLVDEVLLFERELHSLYGYPSTFANCMHILSEDTCFQRWLTVERKFALQKMDSMLSSEAAWISQYKDITDVDEMKVPDCAETFMTLLLVITDRYKNLPTASRKLQFLELQKDLVDDFRIRLTQVMKEETRASLGFRYCAILNAVNYISTVLADWADNVFFLQLQQAALEVFAENNTLSKLQLGQLASMESSVFDDMINLLERLKHDMLTRQVDHVFREVKDAAKLYKKERWLSLPSQSEQAVMSLSSSACPLLLTVRDRLLQLEEQLCFSLFTVFWQVLVEKLDVYIYQEIVLANHFNEGGAAQLQFDMTRNLFPLFSRYCKRPENYFKHVKEACIVLNLNIGSALLLKDVLQSASGQPPATEALNEVGIYKLAQQDVEILLNLRTNWPNTGK
- the RINT1 gene encoding RAD50-interacting protein 1 isoform X3, whose product is MLPAAEIGKAPAALCCSESGNERKDVEEKNDINIAALFGNEQVSEDTDNGDLTSYVSAFIEKEVGNDLKSLKKLDKLIEQMTENKMQLEEQVLTISSEIPKRIQSALKNAEESKQFLNQFLEQETHLFSSINSHLLTAQPWMEDLGAMINQIEEIERHLAYLKWISQIEELSDNIQQYLMTNNVPEAASTLVSMAELDIKLQESSCAHLLAFTRATVKFWHKILKDKLTSDFEEVLAQLHWPFITPPQSQTVGLSRPAGAPEIYSNLETLFCQLLKLQTSDELLTEPKQLPEKYCLPASPSVILPIQIMLTPLQKRFRYHFRGNRQTNVISKPEWYLAQVLMWIGNHTQFLDEKIQPILDKVGPSVNARLEFSRGLMMLVLEKLAADIPCLLYDDNLFCHLVDEVLLFERELHSLYGYPSTFANCMHILSEDTCFQRWLTVERKFALQKMDSMLSSEAAWISQYKDITDVDEMKVPDCAETFMTLLLVITDRYKNLPTASRKLQFLELQKDLVDDFRIRLTQVMKEETRASLGFRYCAILNAVNYISTVLADWADNVFFLQLQQAALEVFAENNTLSKLQLGQLASMESSVFDDMINLLERLKHDMLTRQVDHVFREVKDAAKLYKKERLFQNIEEEGKLPN
- the RINT1 gene encoding RAD50-interacting protein 1 isoform X4 — its product is MLTPLQKRFRYHFRGNRQTNVISKPEWYLAQVLMWIGNHTQFLDEKIQPILDKVGPSVNARLEFSRGLMMLVLEKLAADIPCLLYDDNLFCHLVDEVLLFERELHSLYGYPSTFANCMHILSEDTCFQRWLTVERKFALQKMDSMLSSEAAWISQYKDITDVDEMKVPDCAETFMTLLLVITDRYKNLPTASRKLQFLELQKDLVDDFRIRLTQVMKEETRASLGFRYCAILNAVNYISTVLADWADNVFFLQLQQAALEVFAENNTLSKLQLGQLASMESSVFDDMINLLERLKHDMLTRQVDHVFREVKDAAKLYKKERWLSLPSQSEQAVMSLSSSACPLLLTVRDRLLQLEEQLCFSLFTVFWQVLVEKLDVYIYQEIVLANHFNEGGAAQLQFDMTRNLFPLFSRYCKRPENYFKHVKEACIVLNLNIGSALLLKDVLQSASGQPPATEALNEVGIYKLAQQDVEILLNLRTNWPNTGK